The bacterium genome has a segment encoding these proteins:
- a CDS encoding bifunctional 5,10-methylenetetrahydrofolate dehydrogenase/5,10-methenyltetrahydrofolate cyclohydrolase has protein sequence MSAIIIDGRLIREKVLEELKEQIACLNLHRPLKLAIFQYNPQISDALYVSSLKKVAKKLEVEVEVKTFEDLETLKSAIYEYNVNDFVDGIMLQIANKSDYLHYTSLILPEKDVDGASPLNLGKLIRKDKGLRPATADAVIRILKEAGYEIRGKNACVLGRSFRSGLPIAIMLMNEDATCTVCHSYTKDINVYTTEADILVVAVGRAGFIGADMVKEGAFVIDVGINQVGDKVVGDVNFDEVKEKSAFITPVPGGVGSVTDVMIFRNLIKGVIFRNEKRY, from the coding sequence ATGTCGGCAATTATTATTGATGGAAGACTTATTAGGGAAAAAGTACTGGAGGAGTTAAAAGAACAGATTGCTTGTTTGAATCTTCACCGTCCACTAAAACTTGCTATCTTTCAGTATAATCCTCAAATTTCCGATGCCCTCTACGTCAGTTCACTTAAGAAGGTAGCAAAAAAACTTGAGGTTGAGGTAGAGGTTAAAACCTTCGAAGACCTTGAAACACTTAAAAGTGCAATTTATGAATACAATGTGAATGATTTTGTTGATGGTATTATGTTGCAAATAGCTAATAAGAGTGATTACCTCCATTATACTTCTCTAATTCTGCCTGAAAAGGATGTAGATGGCGCAAGTCCTTTAAACCTTGGAAAACTTATAAGAAAAGATAAGGGCCTTAGACCTGCCACTGCAGATGCCGTGATAAGGATATTAAAAGAGGCTGGCTATGAAATTCGTGGGAAAAATGCTTGTGTTCTTGGAAGAAGTTTCCGTTCTGGGCTTCCTATTGCTATTATGCTTATGAATGAAGATGCGACCTGCACGGTATGTCATTCTTACACGAAGGATATAAATGTCTATACAACAGAGGCAGATATACTGGTTGTCGCGGTAGGGCGTGCAGGCTTTATAGGGGCGGATATGGTAAAAGAAGGGGCCTTTGTAATTGACGTTGGAATTAATCAGGTCGGTGATAAAGTTGTTGGCGATGTTAATTTTGATGAAGTTAAGGAAAAAAGTGCTTTTATTACACCGGTGCCTGGTGGTGTCGGGTCTGTTACCGATGTTATGATTTTTAGAAATTTAATAAAAGGAGTGATTTTTAGAAATGAAAAGCGATATTGA
- a CDS encoding formate--tetrahydrofolate ligase — translation MKSDIEIAGSVKLLSIDHIAARLGIDCQFITHCGDFKAKINPKILETKEFQEKKEGNLILVTATTPTPYGEGKTTVSIGLSDAINKLGYKSIVTLREPSMGPVFGIKGGAAGGGYAQVVPMEDINLHFTGDFHAVSIAHNLISAVIDNHIHQGNELGIDYRKVVWKRVVDLNDRALRKVIVGLGGPSNGFPREDSFDITAASEIMAILGLSLNYKDLKERISNIVVGYSKQNNPIRIRDLKIQGAVGALLRDAFKPNLVQSLENNPAFIHTGPFANIAHGTNSLIATKLALKLADFVVTEAGFGTDLGGEKFVDIVSRVGNLRPKAAVLVTSVRALKHHGGVKKQELTVENLEALKKGLENLDKHMENLEFFNIPFVVALNRFPSDTEKELELVVNYVLSKGKDIAIVEVWAKGSEGGIELAKKVIEAVKKANGELNFVYDIEDPIPVKIEKIAKQIYGAKAVIIDRDAEKDIMNFEKQGFENLYVCVAKTQLSLSGDPKLLGRPRDFSLHIREVRLSAGAGFVVPIVGEIMTMPGLPKTPSAEFIDIDENGKITGLF, via the coding sequence ATGAAAAGCGATATTGAGATTGCAGGTAGTGTAAAACTTTTAAGCATAGACCATATCGCCGCGAGGTTAGGCATTGATTGCCAGTTTATCACCCATTGTGGTGATTTCAAGGCTAAAATTAACCCCAAAATACTGGAAACTAAAGAATTTCAAGAAAAGAAAGAAGGTAATTTAATCCTCGTTACGGCAACGACTCCAACCCCATACGGTGAAGGGAAAACTACGGTTTCCATAGGACTTTCTGATGCTATAAACAAGCTGGGTTATAAATCTATTGTTACATTAAGAGAGCCTTCAATGGGCCCCGTTTTTGGTATTAAGGGTGGAGCCGCAGGTGGAGGATACGCTCAGGTTGTTCCTATGGAAGATATAAATCTTCATTTTACCGGTGATTTTCACGCAGTCTCTATCGCTCATAATTTAATCTCAGCAGTCATTGACAATCACATTCACCAAGGTAATGAACTTGGAATAGACTACAGGAAGGTGGTCTGGAAAAGGGTGGTTGATCTGAATGATAGGGCCCTCAGAAAAGTCATTGTGGGCCTGGGTGGACCTTCTAACGGGTTTCCACGGGAAGATAGTTTTGACATAACCGCCGCTTCAGAGATCATGGCAATTCTTGGTTTGTCATTAAATTACAAGGATTTAAAAGAAAGAATTTCCAATATTGTAGTCGGTTATAGCAAGCAAAATAACCCCATCAGAATCCGGGACCTGAAAATCCAGGGTGCGGTTGGAGCCCTCTTAAGGGATGCCTTCAAACCCAACCTTGTTCAATCGCTGGAAAACAATCCTGCCTTTATTCACACAGGCCCCTTCGCAAATATTGCCCATGGTACTAACTCTCTCATAGCTACAAAACTTGCTCTGAAGCTTGCCGATTTTGTGGTTACTGAGGCTGGGTTTGGCACGGATCTTGGAGGTGAGAAGTTTGTGGATATCGTTTCTCGCGTGGGGAATTTAAGACCTAAGGCTGCTGTACTTGTGACTTCTGTCAGGGCACTCAAACATCATGGTGGGGTTAAAAAGCAGGAACTTACCGTTGAGAATCTTGAGGCTTTGAAAAAAGGCCTTGAAAATCTTGATAAGCACATGGAAAATCTGGAATTTTTCAATATTCCTTTTGTGGTGGCTTTGAATAGGTTTCCTTCAGATACCGAGAAAGAGCTTGAGCTGGTTGTGAATTATGTTCTTTCGAAGGGTAAAGACATTGCGATTGTCGAAGTCTGGGCCAAGGGTTCGGAAGGCGGCATTGAACTTGCTAAAAAGGTGATTGAAGCTGTCAAGAAAGCAAATGGGGAACTAAATTTTGTGTATGATATTGAAGACCCGATACCTGTTAAAATTGAAAAAATTGCAAAGCAGATTTATGGCGCCAAAGCGGTTATAATAGATAGGGATGCGGAAAAAGATATAATGAACTTTGAGAAGCAAGGATTTGAGAATTTATATGTTTGTGTTGCAAAAACCCAACTCTCCCTCTCCGGAGATCCGAAACTCCTTGGCAGGCCAAGGGATTTTTCACTTCATATTAGAGAAGTTCGATTGAGTGCGGGGGCAGGTTTTGTAGTTCCCATTGTGGGGGAAATTATGACCATGCCTGGCTTACCCAAAACTCCCTCTGCTGAGTTTATTGACATTGATGAAAACGGTAAGATAACGGGTTTGTTCTGA
- a CDS encoding DUF933 domain-containing protein yields MKIAIVGESFAGKTTLLKILTNNNFSRSSNYFSGVGTFVLEDPNLDYLFELYNSGKKTPMHVEVFDFDGLGKLWKDEKRGEIKNELSDFDALICVISDFQETTLENSFYNLEYKLLLTDLDFVERRIESLKRERIKKKINEDEIVLLEKVDSWLSNEKPLHSLDLSEKERDLIRGYVFLSILPQIFVINREESRIGEELPSELLIKIEERNSPYFVTSLKVEEELMGLEGDEKIEILKEFGIKDDIKTAISGVVKDVLELTFFYTAGKTEARVWAVRKGATAKEAAGKIHSDMERGFIRAEVINIDDLKKAGSEKKAKELGLYRLEGKDYIVKDGDILHIRFSV; encoded by the coding sequence ATGAAGATAGCAATTGTTGGCGAGAGCTTTGCAGGAAAAACTACCCTTTTAAAAATTCTAACAAATAATAACTTTTCACGTAGTTCAAACTACTTTTCGGGTGTGGGTACCTTTGTTCTTGAAGACCCCAATCTTGACTATCTCTTTGAGCTTTACAATTCGGGTAAAAAAACTCCTATGCACGTTGAGGTTTTCGATTTTGATGGGCTGGGCAAATTATGGAAAGATGAAAAAAGAGGGGAAATCAAAAATGAGCTTTCAGATTTTGATGCCTTGATTTGTGTTATCTCTGACTTTCAAGAAACTACCCTTGAAAACTCTTTTTACAATCTGGAGTACAAACTTCTTCTTACTGATCTTGATTTCGTAGAAAGACGTATTGAGTCGCTGAAAAGAGAAAGAATTAAAAAGAAGATTAATGAAGATGAAATAGTTTTGCTTGAGAAAGTTGACTCTTGGCTTTCTAATGAAAAACCTTTACATTCCTTGGATTTATCAGAAAAAGAAAGAGACCTGATAAGGGGGTATGTTTTTCTTTCCATTTTGCCACAAATCTTTGTCATAAATCGCGAGGAATCCAGAATCGGAGAAGAACTCCCATCTGAACTTCTTATTAAGATCGAAGAAAGGAATTCACCTTATTTTGTAACTTCTTTAAAAGTTGAGGAAGAACTAATGGGCTTAGAGGGGGACGAGAAGATTGAAATTCTTAAAGAGTTTGGAATAAAGGATGACATTAAAACAGCCATTTCTGGTGTTGTCAAGGATGTGCTGGAATTAACCTTTTTCTATACCGCTGGTAAAACAGAAGCCAGGGTTTGGGCTGTGAGGAAAGGAGCTACTGCTAAAGAGGCGGCCGGTAAGATTCACAGTGACATGGAAAGGGGGTTTATTAGGGCAGAGGTAATTAACATTGATGACCTTAAAAAGGCTGGGAGTGAAAAGAAGGCAAAAGAATTGGGACTTTACCGTCTTGAAGGCAAAGATTACATCGTGAAAGATGGAGACATTCTCCATATTAGGTTTTCGGTATGA
- a CDS encoding TIGR03936 family radical SAM-associated protein produces MNHPFGDYLLNLERPARYIGAEFNAVRKPLDNIKLHVGLLYPEIYEIGMSNLGLKIIYHIFNSYPDVYAERIFLPWIDAIEYMKHKQIPLFTLERFTPVKNLDLLGISLHTELNYTNVLLALELSQVPLLREERMKGKYPLVVVGGPSSFNPLPLEPFVDFFVVGEGENVVKKLIPYLIDYKRGKLTISELYEGIAEIEGIYVPEISKKTKRATAYFSYDDFPVDQIVPTMEIVHHRYVVELMRGCTRGCRFCQGGFTYRPLRVRDPEEVLKIIDEGLKRTGFDEVGLLAFSISDYPYLNELIRAFKKRFGNTHISLPSLPINSLDESLLMEFEELRRFGITLAPEVASEKLRRVINKNVPLESIFRTLDLAVQFNFRHVKLYLMIGVPGETEEDLKEMVNFLKDLSTHYKRLNFKASISPFVPRPHTPFQYARQEPPEEIYLKIDYLKKAVGRLKNLTLSFHDPKMSLIEGVFGRGDRALAPVLLDVYKEGAIFDSRSEFFDFNKYLRAFEKNGVDPIKYASRRSPEEEMPWEIIETGVYPKFLKSEFFRSKKTTYTVDCMVKGCQGCGLWIREGYELCKKGLKKVEKVELFGNNLGQKSAVRFSGYLMVYKVKDRSRFISQRDLSKIIVNLLRACGVSLRYSQGYVPHPKISMPNPLPLGVESEEEYLYFEAEVIEDLDNLVKSLNYVSVSGLEILSIEPMDKKPDWKKLSTAKFRLEKDGKSEEFILDLSQSSLHKFLKESFGIDRRDLSSVRIKRVAVLK; encoded by the coding sequence ATGAATCATCCCTTTGGAGATTATCTCCTGAACCTTGAAAGGCCAGCACGCTACATTGGAGCGGAATTTAACGCTGTTAGAAAACCTCTTGATAATATTAAATTGCACGTAGGTCTGCTTTATCCTGAAATCTACGAAATCGGAATGTCCAATTTAGGATTGAAGATAATATACCACATATTTAACAGCTATCCTGATGTGTACGCGGAAAGGATATTTTTGCCGTGGATTGATGCTATTGAATACATGAAGCACAAACAGATTCCCCTTTTTACCCTTGAAAGATTTACACCGGTGAAAAATCTTGATTTACTTGGCATTTCACTCCATACCGAGTTGAACTATACGAATGTGCTTTTGGCTTTGGAACTTTCTCAGGTTCCGTTGCTGAGAGAAGAGAGAATGAAAGGTAAGTATCCTCTCGTTGTCGTTGGAGGACCTTCAAGCTTTAATCCCCTTCCCCTTGAACCTTTCGTAGATTTTTTTGTGGTTGGGGAAGGTGAGAACGTTGTTAAGAAGCTGATACCTTATCTCATAGATTACAAAAGGGGAAAACTTACCATTTCCGAGTTATATGAAGGGATTGCGGAAATTGAAGGTATTTATGTGCCCGAAATTTCAAAGAAAACTAAACGTGCAACTGCCTATTTCAGTTATGATGACTTTCCTGTGGACCAAATTGTACCTACGATGGAAATCGTACACCACCGCTATGTTGTTGAACTTATGAGGGGATGTACGAGGGGATGTCGTTTCTGTCAGGGGGGATTCACTTACAGACCTCTGAGAGTTCGTGATCCGGAAGAAGTGTTAAAAATCATAGATGAGGGGCTGAAAAGAACAGGTTTTGATGAAGTGGGTCTTCTGGCCTTTTCCATATCTGATTATCCCTATTTAAATGAGCTTATTAGGGCTTTTAAAAAGCGGTTTGGAAATACCCACATTTCTTTACCAAGCCTTCCCATCAATTCCTTAGACGAAAGTTTACTCATGGAGTTTGAAGAACTCAGACGTTTCGGCATCACCCTTGCACCAGAAGTGGCTTCAGAAAAGTTAAGAAGAGTCATTAACAAAAATGTCCCTCTTGAGAGCATATTTAGAACGCTGGACCTTGCTGTTCAATTTAATTTTCGTCATGTTAAACTTTATTTGATGATAGGTGTACCCGGTGAAACAGAAGAGGACCTTAAAGAGATGGTGAATTTCTTGAAGGACCTTTCAACCCATTACAAGAGGTTAAATTTTAAAGCCTCTATCTCTCCTTTTGTTCCTCGCCCCCATACACCGTTTCAATATGCCCGTCAGGAGCCCCCCGAAGAGATATACCTGAAGATTGATTATTTAAAAAAAGCTGTAGGGAGGCTGAAGAACTTAACCCTCAGTTTTCATGACCCGAAAATGAGCCTTATTGAGGGTGTCTTCGGACGAGGTGATAGGGCCCTGGCCCCTGTTTTGCTTGATGTTTACAAAGAAGGAGCAATTTTTGATTCAAGAAGTGAGTTTTTTGATTTTAACAAATATTTAAGAGCTTTTGAAAAAAATGGTGTTGACCCCATAAAGTATGCTTCCCGTCGGAGTCCCGAAGAAGAGATGCCCTGGGAGATTATAGAGACAGGAGTTTATCCTAAATTTTTAAAGAGTGAATTTTTCAGATCTAAGAAAACGACTTATACGGTGGATTGCATGGTAAAGGGTTGTCAAGGATGTGGTCTTTGGATTAGGGAAGGTTATGAACTTTGCAAAAAGGGACTCAAAAAGGTTGAAAAGGTTGAGTTGTTTGGGAATAATCTAGGGCAAAAAAGTGCCGTTAGATTTAGTGGATATTTGATGGTCTATAAAGTGAAAGATAGGTCAAGGTTTATCTCTCAGAGGGATCTTTCCAAAATAATCGTTAATCTGCTTAGGGCATGTGGTGTAAGTCTTCGGTATTCTCAGGGGTATGTACCCCATCCTAAGATTTCTATGCCAAATCCACTACCCCTTGGAGTTGAGAGTGAAGAAGAATACCTCTATTTTGAAGCAGAGGTTATTGAAGATCTTGATAATCTTGTCAAAAGTTTAAACTATGTGTCCGTTTCAGGGCTTGAAATTCTCTCAATTGAGCCTATGGATAAAAAACCCGACTGGAAAAAGCTTAGCACAGCGAAATTCAGGTTGGAAAAGGATGGAAAATCTGAGGAGTTCATTTTGGACTTGAGCCAGAGTTCTCTTCATAAGTTTTTAAAAGAGAGTTTTGGAATCGATAGGCGCGATTTGAGTTCCGTGAGAATCAAAAGGGTAGCGGTTTTAAAGTAA
- a CDS encoding radical SAM protein, whose protein sequence is MKVLLVNPPVYDFALHDYWLKPYGLLRIASALKKEGIEFNFFDFLDRGHPFYKKLDLKTDEYGRGKFYYEEVKKPDVISFIPRKFKRYGLPTDIFLEETFSKEYDFVFITTGMTYWYLGVREVIDIARERWPMARIVVGGIAATLMHEFYLSLGADEVVLGDNWESFWSKNFYLNPLDELPYYEVYEDLNYAVLRINEGCPLRCTYCASFLLKPRFRTFDVSRLVGLVEELYFGKGVRDFVFYDDALLYNLDAGLLPFQDKLRERNLLGKIRFHTPNALHVRKINRETAILLKEMGFETIFLGVETINPDLLKKVGFKLSYKDFEEAVKNLKEAGFSGDKITAYIFLGLPGQSPEEVEENIKIISEFGIRISLSEFSPIPGTPLGNRVIEEFKLFDPLLTNNSVFPAIYYGLETVNRLKNLKNELQKKFLSTLH, encoded by the coding sequence ATGAAAGTTTTGCTCGTTAATCCTCCTGTTTATGATTTTGCCCTTCATGACTACTGGCTAAAGCCATATGGCCTTTTGAGAATAGCATCAGCATTGAAAAAGGAAGGGATTGAGTTTAATTTCTTTGATTTTCTTGACAGAGGACATCCTTTCTATAAGAAGCTGGACTTAAAGACCGATGAGTATGGTAGGGGAAAGTTTTATTATGAGGAGGTAAAAAAACCGGATGTTATATCTTTTATTCCCAGAAAATTTAAAAGATACGGCTTACCGACTGATATTTTTTTAGAGGAAACCTTCTCTAAGGAATATGACTTTGTTTTTATAACTACTGGGATGACTTATTGGTATCTCGGAGTAAGGGAAGTAATTGATATTGCAAGGGAAAGATGGCCAATGGCGAGAATAGTTGTGGGAGGAATTGCAGCGACACTAATGCATGAGTTTTACCTTTCTCTCGGAGCTGATGAAGTTGTATTGGGTGATAACTGGGAAAGCTTTTGGAGTAAAAATTTCTATTTAAATCCTCTTGATGAGCTTCCTTACTATGAAGTTTATGAGGACTTAAATTATGCAGTTTTGAGGATTAATGAAGGTTGTCCTTTAAGGTGTACCTATTGTGCGTCATTTCTGCTTAAGCCCAGATTTAGAACCTTTGACGTTTCAAGACTTGTGGGTCTTGTTGAAGAACTTTACTTTGGTAAAGGAGTTAGGGATTTTGTATTTTACGATGATGCATTGCTTTACAATCTCGATGCTGGACTTTTGCCTTTTCAGGACAAACTGAGGGAAAGGAATTTACTTGGCAAAATCCGCTTCCATACACCCAATGCCCTTCATGTAAGAAAAATTAATAGAGAGACGGCAATCCTTCTTAAAGAGATGGGCTTTGAGACGATATTCCTGGGTGTAGAGACGATTAATCCAGATCTTTTGAAAAAGGTGGGTTTTAAACTCTCCTATAAAGATTTTGAAGAGGCTGTAAAGAATTTAAAAGAGGCAGGTTTTTCCGGAGATAAAATAACCGCCTACATATTTCTTGGCCTGCCCGGGCAAAGTCCAGAGGAGGTTGAGGAAAATATTAAAATAATTTCAGAATTTGGTATCAGAATTTCTCTCTCAGAGTTTTCACCTATCCCTGGTACCCCCTTGGGAAATCGGGTTATTGAGGAATTTAAACTATTTGACCCGCTTCTTACCAACAACTCAGTTTTTCCGGCAATTTACTACGGTTTAGAAACGGTAAACCGTTTAAAAAATCTCAAAAATGAACTTCAGAAAAAGTTCCTCTCTACTTTACATTGA